One stretch of Halobaculum marinum DNA includes these proteins:
- a CDS encoding DUF4097 family beta strand repeat-containing protein, which produces MSNNLTRRRVLAGGATALLASIAGCSGATPFVGKRTERTETVALDGAERLAVQTDLGDVTIRTADREDIDVHIVKQASSVTADITDLAFRVERSGDELLFRSEFTGDTELLGGRPSMSLDVTVPEALPVSSVQSQVGDLDVEDVVGDLDAETNTGDVRVRRVAGAVRATASTGDVVVDRPEALAGATTSTGHVTVDVPAIDDDTRVESETGDVAAAVGRDVDAVLRARTSTGDVSVSGLSLSDSTRTDDLVTGTLGEGGPTLDIETDTGDVSVSALN; this is translated from the coding sequence GTGAGCAACAACCTCACGCGCCGCCGCGTCCTCGCGGGCGGCGCAACGGCCCTCCTTGCATCGATCGCCGGCTGTAGCGGCGCCACGCCGTTCGTCGGCAAGCGCACCGAACGCACCGAGACCGTCGCGCTCGACGGCGCCGAGCGCCTGGCCGTCCAGACGGATCTGGGCGACGTGACCATTCGGACCGCCGACCGCGAGGACATCGACGTCCACATCGTGAAGCAGGCCAGTTCGGTCACGGCCGACATCACGGACCTTGCCTTCCGGGTCGAGCGCTCGGGCGACGAACTCCTCTTCAGGTCGGAGTTCACCGGCGACACCGAGTTACTCGGCGGTCGGCCGTCGATGTCGCTCGACGTGACAGTCCCCGAGGCGCTGCCGGTGTCGTCGGTTCAGAGCCAGGTCGGCGACCTGGACGTCGAGGACGTCGTCGGCGACCTCGACGCCGAGACGAACACCGGCGACGTGCGTGTCCGCCGCGTCGCGGGCGCGGTCCGCGCGACCGCCTCGACCGGCGACGTCGTCGTCGACCGCCCCGAGGCGCTGGCCGGCGCGACGACGTCCACCGGCCACGTGACGGTGGACGTGCCAGCTATCGACGACGACACGAGGGTCGAGTCAGAGACCGGCGACGTCGCGGCGGCCGTCGGCAGGGATGTCGACGCGGTGCTTCGCGCTCGAACCAGCACCGGCGACGTCTCCGTCTCGGGGCTGTCGCTGTCGGATTCGACACGGACCGACGACCTCGTGACCGGCACCCTCGGCGAGGGCGGCCCGACCCTCGACATCGAGACCGACACCGGCGACGTGTCGGTTTCGGCGCTGAACTGA
- a CDS encoding winged helix-turn-helix transcriptional regulator: protein MRDLDETDMEILRMLADDGRRSYSDIGEAVDLSAPAVSDRVSRLRESGVIRRFTIDVDRSTLRAGTPVLVRFELAPGAVGEVRDALRASEAVEHVFTTAESDVVAYARVEGRAVGDWVAAVVGVEAVEDYSVDLVSDVDWTPSVRATEFALECAECGNSVTNEGVASRVGGSLYHFCCPTCEASFAERYERLEEGAT, encoded by the coding sequence ATGCGCGACCTCGACGAGACGGACATGGAGATCCTTCGGATGCTCGCCGACGACGGGCGGCGCTCCTACAGCGACATCGGCGAGGCGGTCGATCTGTCGGCGCCCGCCGTGTCGGATCGGGTGTCGCGACTGCGGGAGTCGGGCGTGATCCGGCGGTTCACGATCGACGTGGATCGGTCGACGCTGCGGGCGGGGACGCCCGTCCTGGTGCGCTTCGAACTCGCGCCGGGTGCCGTCGGCGAGGTCCGCGACGCCCTGCGCGCGAGCGAGGCCGTCGAGCACGTGTTCACGACCGCCGAGAGCGACGTGGTGGCGTACGCGCGTGTGGAAGGCCGCGCGGTCGGCGACTGGGTCGCCGCCGTCGTCGGTGTCGAGGCCGTGGAGGACTACAGCGTCGACCTCGTCTCGGACGTCGACTGGACGCCGAGCGTCCGCGCGACGGAGTTCGCCCTGGAGTGTGCCGAGTGCGGCAACAGCGTCACGAACGAGGGCGTCGCCTCCCGCGTCGGCGGGTCGCTGTACCACTTCTGCTGTCCGACCTGTGAGGCGAGTTTCGCGGAGCGATACGAGCGGTTGGAAGAGGGCGCTACCTGA
- a CDS encoding class II fumarate hydratase, translating to MSEDNEEFRTESDSLGDMQVPADAYWGAQTQRAVENFPISGVTFGRRFVRALGVVKKAAAQANRDLGHLEEDTAAAIVEAADEVIAGDHDDQFPVDVFQTGSGTSSNMNANEVIANRAAEITGAEIGERVVHPNDHVNFGQSSNDVIPTAMHVAALEAVEKDLMPALEELHAALEQKEAEFDGVVKTGRTHLQDATPVRLGQEFGGYRAQVQKGIKRVGDVRYHLRELALGGTAVGTGLNTDPEFPELAAEYISEETNTQFREADNHFEAQAAHDAMAEAHGALRTVAGSLNKIANDLRLLASGPRNGLGEIEQPENQPGSSIMPGKINPVVAEAVNQVHKQVVGNDAAVAAGAAEGQIDLNLYKPVLAHNFLQSAELLANASEVFGERFVAKLEANEEYAAERVEQSMALATALNPAIGYDKASEVAKTALKEGKTVREVVLEKGYLTEDEADEVLDPEAMTHRGILGEE from the coding sequence ATGAGCGAGGACAACGAGGAGTTCCGCACCGAGTCCGACAGCCTCGGCGACATGCAGGTGCCCGCCGACGCCTACTGGGGCGCACAGACCCAGCGGGCAGTCGAGAACTTCCCCATCAGCGGCGTCACGTTCGGCCGCCGGTTCGTCCGCGCACTCGGCGTCGTCAAGAAGGCGGCCGCACAGGCCAACCGCGACCTCGGCCACTTGGAGGAGGACACCGCGGCGGCCATCGTCGAGGCCGCTGACGAGGTCATCGCCGGCGACCACGACGACCAGTTCCCCGTCGACGTGTTCCAGACCGGCTCCGGCACCTCCTCGAACATGAACGCCAACGAGGTTATCGCCAACCGTGCCGCCGAGATCACCGGCGCCGAGATCGGCGAGCGTGTCGTCCACCCGAACGACCACGTCAACTTCGGGCAGTCGAGCAACGACGTGATCCCGACGGCGATGCACGTCGCCGCGCTGGAGGCCGTCGAGAAGGACCTCATGCCCGCGCTGGAGGAACTCCACGCCGCCTTAGAGCAGAAGGAGGCCGAGTTCGACGGCGTCGTCAAGACCGGTCGGACCCACCTGCAGGACGCGACACCGGTCCGCCTCGGGCAGGAGTTCGGCGGCTACCGCGCGCAGGTCCAGAAGGGGATCAAGCGCGTCGGCGACGTGCGCTACCACCTCCGCGAGTTGGCGCTCGGCGGCACCGCCGTCGGGACCGGGCTCAACACCGACCCCGAGTTCCCCGAACTCGCCGCGGAGTACATCTCCGAGGAGACGAACACGCAGTTCCGCGAGGCCGACAACCACTTCGAGGCGCAGGCCGCCCACGACGCGATGGCCGAGGCCCACGGCGCGCTCCGCACGGTCGCGGGGAGCCTCAACAAGATCGCCAACGACCTCCGGCTGCTCGCCTCCGGCCCGCGCAACGGCCTCGGCGAGATCGAACAGCCCGAGAACCAGCCCGGGTCGTCGATCATGCCCGGCAAGATCAACCCCGTCGTCGCGGAGGCGGTGAACCAGGTCCACAAGCAGGTCGTCGGCAACGACGCCGCCGTCGCCGCGGGCGCCGCAGAGGGGCAGATCGACCTGAACCTGTACAAGCCGGTGCTGGCGCACAACTTCCTCCAGTCGGCGGAACTGCTCGCGAACGCCAGCGAGGTGTTCGGCGAGCGCTTCGTCGCGAAACTGGAGGCCAACGAGGAGTACGCCGCCGAGCGCGTCGAGCAGTCGATGGCGCTGGCGACGGCGCTCAACCCCGCCATCGGCTACGACAAGGCCAGCGAGGTCGCCAAGACGGCGCTCAAGGAGGGCAAGACCGTCCGCGAAGTCGTGTTGGAGAAGGGCTACCTCACCGAGGACGAGGCCGACGAGGTGCTCGACCCCGAGGCGATGACCCACCGCGGCATCCTCGGCGAGGAGTAG
- a CDS encoding DMT family transporter, with the protein MSTLAAIDALEERVPPLVGLAVAVFAVSTSAILVEWSGAPSLIKALYRVVFTIALLLPLTLARPDDRAAFRRIGARDLVLAGAAGVALAVHFGSWFESLRWTSIAASVTLVQAQPLFVVAGAWALLDERVGPRTVVGIGVALAGMVLMSVGDTLLGAGAAIAGPAPLYGNALAVLGAATAGAYVLVGRSVRQRLPLLPYVVVVYTTCALTLLAAALVRGHPLFAYPAEEWLLFLAMAAGPGVFGHTVINWALAHVESSVVSVSLLGEPVGSTLLAVVLLAEVPSPITVVGGAVVLAGVLGTTRARDG; encoded by the coding sequence GTGTCGACGCTCGCCGCCATCGACGCGCTGGAGGAGCGCGTGCCGCCGTTGGTCGGACTCGCCGTCGCGGTGTTCGCCGTCTCGACGAGTGCGATCCTCGTCGAGTGGAGCGGCGCACCGAGTCTGATCAAGGCGCTGTACCGCGTCGTGTTCACCATCGCGTTACTCCTCCCGCTCACGCTGGCGCGACCCGACGACCGCGCCGCATTCCGACGGATCGGTGCCCGCGACCTCGTCCTCGCGGGCGCCGCGGGCGTCGCGCTCGCGGTCCACTTCGGGTCGTGGTTCGAGAGCCTCCGGTGGACGAGTATCGCCGCGAGCGTGACGCTCGTCCAAGCCCAACCGCTGTTCGTGGTCGCCGGCGCGTGGGCGCTGCTCGACGAGCGGGTCGGCCCGCGGACGGTCGTCGGCATCGGCGTCGCGCTCGCGGGGATGGTGCTGATGAGCGTCGGCGACACGCTGCTGGGCGCAGGCGCGGCCATCGCGGGTCCCGCACCGCTGTACGGCAACGCACTCGCGGTGCTGGGCGCCGCAACGGCAGGGGCGTACGTGCTCGTCGGTCGGTCGGTTCGACAGCGACTGCCACTGCTCCCGTACGTCGTCGTCGTGTACACGACGTGCGCGCTCACACTCCTGGCGGCGGCGCTCGTCCGCGGCCACCCGCTGTTCGCCTACCCGGCGGAGGAGTGGCTGCTGTTCCTCGCGATGGCCGCGGGACCGGGGGTGTTCGGCCACACCGTGATCAACTGGGCGCTCGCGCACGTCGAGTCGAGCGTCGTGAGCGTCTCGCTGCTCGGGGAACCGGTCGGGAGCACGCTGCTGGCGGTGGTGCTGCTCGCGGAGGTCCCGTCGCCCATCACGGTCGTCGGCGGGGCGGTCGTTCTCGCCGGCGTGTTGGGGACGACGCGGGCGCGTGACGGCTGA
- the queC gene encoding 7-cyano-7-deazaguanine synthase QueC: MDSATTAYEARERGYDLHFLHTSYGQTTESKEYACAEALREELAVDDFLHIETDHLARIGASSLTDDSMAVADADMDDDSDEIPSSYVPFRNANLLSMAVSYAEANDCEAVFVGAHSEDYAGYPDCRPEFFAAFEAMVDVGTKPETSIDVVVPFVEDSKTDIAERGTELGVPYDLTWSCYREEAPACGTCDSCAFRLQAFQRLGIEDPIEYEERPDYTGEAAPGSQA; encoded by the coding sequence ATGGACTCCGCGACGACGGCCTACGAGGCCCGCGAGCGCGGCTACGACCTCCACTTCCTGCACACCTCTTACGGCCAGACCACCGAGTCGAAGGAGTACGCCTGCGCGGAGGCGCTCCGCGAGGAGTTGGCCGTCGACGACTTCCTCCACATCGAGACGGACCACCTCGCCCGCATCGGCGCCTCGTCGCTCACGGACGACTCGATGGCCGTCGCTGACGCCGACATGGACGACGACAGCGACGAGATTCCGAGTTCGTACGTGCCGTTCCGCAACGCGAACCTCCTCTCGATGGCCGTCTCGTACGCGGAGGCCAACGACTGTGAGGCCGTGTTCGTCGGCGCCCACTCGGAGGACTACGCCGGCTACCCCGACTGCCGCCCGGAGTTCTTCGCGGCGTTCGAGGCGATGGTCGACGTGGGGACCAAGCCGGAGACGAGCATCGACGTGGTCGTGCCGTTCGTCGAGGACTCCAAGACCGACATCGCCGAACGCGGCACCGAACTCGGCGTGCCCTACGACCTGACGTGGAGTTGCTACCGTGAGGAGGCGCCCGCCTGCGGCACTTGCGACTCTTGCGCCTTCCGCCTCCAGGCGTTCCAGCGCCTCGGCATCGAGGACCCCATCGAGTACGAGGAGCGCCCCGACTACACCGGCGAGGCCGCCCCCGGAAGCCAAGCGTAG
- a CDS encoding DUF7521 family protein, translating into MTVVDAATVLFVTAAATALAGIAVTAVAYQGYRRHNSAMMRYLAVGIAFVAVAPFCISYGLAPLAGLDDATTLLAVLCANVAGLLALVYSLDGT; encoded by the coding sequence ATGACCGTCGTTGACGCCGCGACCGTGCTGTTCGTGACCGCCGCCGCGACGGCGCTGGCCGGCATCGCCGTCACGGCGGTTGCCTACCAGGGCTACCGCCGCCACAACAGCGCGATGATGCGGTATCTCGCCGTCGGAATCGCGTTCGTCGCCGTCGCACCCTTCTGCATCAGCTACGGACTCGCGCCGCTGGCCGGTCTCGACGACGCGACGACGCTGCTGGCGGTGCTGTGTGCGAACGTCGCCGGTCTGCTTGCGCTGGTGTACTCGCTCGACGGCACCTGA
- a CDS encoding sensor domain-containing protein codes for MTTADSRDALASFASAPLDPLTYRSFLYLLLAVPVGFAYLIVFSLAGGLSVGLSVTVLAPLAVLTTLLLAVAVVWADATLTGRLLDVEVSPWFPSRDRGVVAFCKELVLARETWTGLLYLCWRMVLGIVALVVLTTGVSLTWGLLAAPLAYDEFLRIDYRLGVYRIDTLSRALVAAGAGVVVGALTLYAANLLGRVSAVVTTTLVDGPSGDDPDETTDA; via the coding sequence ATGACGACCGCAGACTCCAGAGACGCGTTGGCCTCGTTCGCAAGCGCGCCACTCGACCCCCTCACGTATCGTAGCTTCTTGTACCTCCTGCTGGCAGTCCCAGTCGGGTTCGCATACCTGATCGTGTTCTCGCTCGCCGGGGGCCTGTCGGTGGGCCTGAGCGTCACGGTGCTGGCGCCCCTCGCGGTGCTCACCACACTGCTGTTGGCGGTCGCCGTCGTCTGGGCGGACGCGACGCTGACGGGCCGCCTGCTCGACGTCGAGGTGTCGCCGTGGTTCCCCTCCCGCGACCGCGGCGTCGTCGCGTTCTGCAAGGAACTCGTGCTCGCCCGCGAGACGTGGACCGGACTGCTGTACCTCTGCTGGCGGATGGTGCTCGGCATCGTCGCGCTCGTCGTGTTGACGACCGGGGTCTCGCTCACGTGGGGCCTGCTCGCTGCGCCGCTGGCGTACGACGAGTTCCTCCGGATCGACTACCGACTCGGCGTCTATCGGATCGACACGCTCAGCCGTGCGCTCGTCGCCGCGGGCGCTGGCGTCGTCGTGGGCGCCCTCACGCTGTACGCGGCGAACCTCCTCGGGCGTGTCTCGGCGGTCGTCACGACGACGCTCGTCGACGGTCCCTCGGGCGACGACCCGGACGAGACGACCGACGCCTGA
- a CDS encoding SRPBCC family protein, which produces MATYRRRVRVAAPFDEVWAFHSRIDGLEALTPDFMNLRVDRITGPNGERDPDVLEAGTRIEMSMRPFGVGPRQPWTSVIEEREEADGEAYFLDTMADGPFPRWRHTHRFYAAGEDATVVDDRVEYELPGGPLGKAASPLGWVGFEPMFRYRHRETRKRLE; this is translated from the coding sequence ATGGCGACGTACCGACGCCGCGTCCGAGTCGCGGCGCCGTTCGACGAGGTGTGGGCGTTCCACTCGCGCATCGACGGACTCGAGGCGCTCACGCCCGACTTCATGAACCTCCGAGTCGACCGGATCACCGGCCCAAACGGCGAACGGGACCCCGACGTCCTCGAAGCGGGCACCCGGATCGAGATGAGCATGCGCCCGTTCGGCGTCGGTCCCCGCCAGCCGTGGACCTCGGTGATCGAGGAACGCGAGGAGGCCGACGGCGAGGCGTACTTCCTGGACACGATGGCGGACGGTCCGTTCCCGAGGTGGCGCCACACCCACCGCTTCTACGCCGCCGGCGAGGACGCGACCGTCGTCGACGACCGCGTCGAGTACGAACTCCCCGGCGGACCGCTCGGGAAGGCGGCGTCGCCGCTCGGGTGGGTCGGGTTCGAGCCGATGTTCCGCTACCGCCACCGCGAGACGCGAAAGCGACTGGAGTAG
- a CDS encoding sensor domain-containing protein, whose product MSLTASVRVRRGLRSFLASPFRRQTYLNLLYLSLAVPLGFAYFLLLAIGVPLGLGLVFVVIGIPVLALLVAVSLGLADVERRLTSALLGVDIEHRRPASPDESWRERLTEVVTDRGTWTALVYLPSKFLLGLASFTVITSTLTTGVSLLLVPLYYDQPGLYVGVVTDRPVELHPALYFGWNRLLVGYETVFRLEAWRVTTLGEALIVAGFGVLVILVGFQLLNWLARLSGWYARVMLGGTYDVVGTARRAVRRGTGGA is encoded by the coding sequence ATGTCCCTCACCGCGAGCGTTCGGGTCCGTCGCGGACTCCGGTCGTTTCTCGCGTCGCCGTTCCGCCGGCAGACGTATCTCAACCTCCTGTACCTCTCGCTCGCGGTCCCGCTGGGGTTCGCCTACTTCCTCCTTTTGGCGATAGGCGTTCCGCTCGGGCTCGGCTTGGTGTTCGTCGTCATCGGGATCCCTGTGCTCGCGCTGTTGGTCGCCGTCTCGCTCGGCCTCGCGGACGTCGAACGACGGCTCACGAGCGCCCTCCTCGGCGTGGACATCGAACACCGACGCCCGGCATCGCCCGACGAGTCGTGGCGCGAGCGCCTCACCGAGGTCGTCACCGACCGCGGCACTTGGACCGCGCTCGTCTACCTGCCGAGCAAGTTCCTCCTCGGGTTGGCGTCGTTCACTGTGATCACGAGCACGTTGACGACCGGCGTCAGCCTGCTGTTGGTGCCGCTCTACTACGACCAGCCCGGCCTGTACGTCGGCGTTGTGACCGACCGTCCGGTCGAACTCCACCCGGCGCTGTACTTCGGTTGGAACCGCCTGCTCGTCGGCTACGAAACGGTGTTCCGGCTGGAGGCGTGGCGGGTCACGACCCTCGGCGAGGCGCTCATCGTCGCGGGCTTCGGAGTCCTCGTGATCCTCGTCGGCTTCCAACTGCTGAACTGGCTGGCCCGGCTCTCGGGGTGGTACGCGCGAGTCATGCTCGGGGGGACGTACGACGTGGTCGGGACTGCTCGCCGCGCGGTTCGGCGCGGTACCGGTGGCGCCTGA
- a CDS encoding cupin domain-containing protein, which produces MNRAAFGDADESVVRLTDRLATDHVSVNWYRLPSGDGFPSGLHAHADQEEVFVVVAGVARFETLDGDVRVEAGEAVRFAPGEFQTGENAGDDPLVALALGAPRDSDDVRVPATCPDCGTNSLRLDTADGLSFVCPDCDAEHTPAPCPDCESDQLAFTTDDEKDPVVECADCDARFADAPLADK; this is translated from the coding sequence ATGAACCGGGCCGCGTTCGGCGACGCCGACGAGTCGGTCGTTCGACTGACCGACCGACTCGCGACAGACCACGTCTCCGTCAACTGGTATCGGCTGCCGTCAGGCGACGGCTTTCCGAGCGGATTGCACGCCCACGCCGACCAAGAGGAGGTGTTCGTCGTCGTCGCGGGCGTCGCACGGTTCGAGACGCTCGACGGCGACGTGCGCGTCGAGGCGGGCGAGGCCGTCCGATTCGCGCCCGGTGAGTTCCAGACGGGGGAGAACGCCGGCGACGACCCGCTCGTCGCCCTCGCGCTCGGCGCCCCCCGCGACAGCGACGACGTTCGCGTCCCGGCGACGTGTCCCGACTGCGGGACGAACTCGCTCCGACTCGACACCGCCGACGGACTGTCGTTCGTGTGTCCCGACTGCGACGCCGAGCACACCCCTGCCCCGTGCCCCGACTGCGAGAGCGACCAACTCGCGTTCACGACCGACGACGAGAAAGATCCTGTCGTCGAGTGTGCCGACTGCGACGCGCGGTTCGCCGACGCGCCGCTGGCGGACAAGTGA
- a CDS encoding 2Fe-2S iron-sulfur cluster binding domain-containing protein, which yields MTEDAPDSDGDAGIPVRVRHADGEVTVRVASGVPLRDALLAADRATAADIDLSPYASATERLNCGGRGLCATCGVRIVAGPDATHWHDRLAERFGYPRLSCQVTVEEAMTVALVPDKRIWGDRSDR from the coding sequence ATGACCGAGGACGCACCCGACAGTGACGGCGACGCCGGGATTCCGGTCCGCGTGCGACACGCCGACGGAGAGGTGACGGTGCGAGTCGCGTCGGGGGTGCCACTCAGAGACGCGCTCTTGGCCGCCGACCGAGCCACGGCGGCCGATATCGATCTGTCACCGTACGCGAGCGCGACGGAGCGACTCAACTGCGGCGGTCGGGGGCTCTGTGCGACCTGCGGCGTCCGTATCGTCGCCGGGCCGGACGCGACCCACTGGCACGACCGACTCGCTGAGCGGTTCGGCTACCCGCGGCTGTCGTGTCAGGTGACGGTCGAGGAGGCGATGACCGTCGCGCTCGTGCCGGACAAGCGCATCTGGGGAGACAGATCCGACCGGTGA
- a CDS encoding 7-carboxy-7-deazaguanine synthase QueE: protein MPVTSEVDRPETAPDGPALPVNELFASLQGEGVLAGVPSTFVRTSGCNLRCWFCDSYHTSWEPTHAWMAVDDVVAAVAERDPDHVVLTGGEPTIHEESFELLRRLGDDYHLTVETNGTVVPPEGTPVDLASISPKLASSTPTAERPPAGADGEAPPADSGEWAARHEANRIDIDALATLVERYESQLKFVVTGREDMAEIVDLVERVREAASVAVPDEEVLLMPEGQTRDQLADTRTAVAELAAEYGFRYTPRIHVDLWNDAPET, encoded by the coding sequence GTGCCCGTCACCAGCGAGGTCGACCGCCCGGAGACGGCGCCCGACGGCCCCGCGCTCCCCGTCAACGAACTGTTCGCCTCGCTCCAAGGAGAGGGCGTGCTCGCGGGCGTGCCGAGCACGTTCGTCCGCACGAGCGGCTGTAACCTCCGGTGTTGGTTCTGTGACTCCTACCACACGTCGTGGGAACCGACACACGCGTGGATGGCGGTCGACGATGTCGTCGCCGCGGTCGCGGAGCGCGACCCCGACCACGTCGTCCTCACGGGCGGCGAGCCTACGATCCACGAGGAGAGCTTCGAGTTGCTCCGTCGCCTCGGCGACGACTACCACCTGACCGTCGAGACGAACGGCACGGTCGTCCCCCCCGAGGGGACGCCGGTCGACCTCGCGAGCATCAGCCCGAAACTCGCCTCGTCGACGCCGACGGCCGAGCGACCGCCGGCGGGCGCCGACGGCGAGGCTCCCCCTGCCGACTCGGGGGAGTGGGCCGCCAGACACGAGGCGAATCGTATCGACATCGACGCGTTGGCGACGCTGGTCGAGCGCTACGAGAGTCAACTGAAGTTCGTCGTCACCGGCCGCGAGGATATGGCCGAAATCGTCGACCTCGTCGAGCGCGTCCGCGAGGCGGCGAGCGTCGCCGTCCCCGACGAGGAGGTGCTGCTCATGCCCGAGGGACAGACCCGCGACCAGTTGGCCGACACCCGCACCGCCGTCGCGGAGTTGGCCGCCGAGTACGGCTTCCGGTACACGCCGCGCATCCACGTCGACCTGTGGAACGACGCCCCTGAGACCTGA
- a CDS encoding archaellin/type IV pilin N-terminal domain-containing protein, protein MNRQHSSADDERGQVGIGTLIVFIAMVLVAAIAAGVLVNTAGFLQSKAADTGERSVAQVSDRLQVVVATGNVNPDGSADGIADGTVDAVNVTVTQAPGAASIDLRNATVSWIGPAGTHTLTHENASEPGYSFGTTPIKAVNSDPVLDTPDDRFSIDIALGAAGSAGPDRLDAGQEARLVINTRDGARVTVYLTVPDSVDGRSSVEL, encoded by the coding sequence ATGAACCGTCAACACTCATCCGCTGACGACGAACGCGGGCAGGTGGGGATCGGGACGCTCATCGTGTTCATCGCGATGGTGCTCGTGGCAGCGATCGCCGCGGGCGTCCTGGTCAACACCGCCGGCTTCCTGCAGTCGAAAGCGGCGGACACGGGCGAGCGGTCTGTCGCCCAGGTGTCCGACCGGCTGCAGGTCGTCGTCGCCACCGGGAACGTCAACCCGGACGGCAGCGCTGACGGTATCGCAGACGGAACTGTCGACGCGGTGAACGTGACGGTGACCCAGGCGCCGGGCGCCGCATCCATCGACCTTCGCAACGCGACGGTCTCGTGGATCGGCCCGGCAGGGACGCACACGCTCACCCACGAGAATGCGAGCGAACCCGGCTACTCGTTCGGTACGACGCCGATCAAGGCCGTGAACTCCGACCCCGTGCTCGACACGCCCGACGACCGGTTCAGCATCGACATCGCGCTCGGTGCCGCCGGCTCCGCCGGGCCCGACCGACTCGACGCGGGACAGGAGGCTCGACTCGTGATCAACACCCGCGACGGCGCGCGCGTGACGGTGTACCTCACCGTCCCCGACTCCGTCGACGGCCGCAGCAGCGTCGAACTGTAA
- a CDS encoding winged helix-turn-helix domain-containing protein has product MAEDDGDGIVDLLGDDYARTILRETYGDTKSVETLSEACDADSSTVYRRIQRLRDADLIEDEQQLDPGGHHYKTYRASVEAVHLELSENGFEISIDRPEPDAADRFTRLYEGFK; this is encoded by the coding sequence ATGGCCGAGGACGACGGAGACGGTATCGTCGACCTCCTCGGCGACGACTACGCCAGGACGATCCTCCGCGAGACCTACGGCGACACGAAGTCCGTCGAGACGCTGAGCGAGGCGTGCGACGCGGACTCCTCGACGGTGTACCGCCGGATCCAGCGGCTCCGGGACGCCGACCTCATCGAGGACGAACAGCAACTCGACCCGGGCGGCCACCACTACAAGACTTACCGCGCCAGCGTCGAGGCGGTCCACCTCGAACTGTCGGAGAACGGCTTCGAGATATCGATCGACCGCCCCGAACCGGACGCGGCCGACCGCTTCACGCGACTGTACGAGGGGTTCAAATGA
- a CDS encoding 6-pyruvoyl trahydropterin synthase family protein — translation MTEGALEEHTRRGALDDDAVAERLADAGERALVVGGDRPIRISAGHRLLRHDGKCSRPHGHNYEVAVRIAGELGPEGWVVDKGEVTAVIDEWDHRFLVEAGDPLVEGFEASGDADALVVLDAPPTAEVMSVVLEEKLAERLPDRVSDVSVDVAETSELCAGGV, via the coding sequence ATGACTGAAGGAGCCCTCGAAGAACACACACGTCGCGGTGCGCTCGACGACGACGCCGTCGCCGAGCGGTTGGCCGACGCCGGCGAGCGTGCCCTCGTCGTGGGTGGCGACCGTCCCATCCGGATCTCGGCGGGCCACCGCCTCCTCCGACACGACGGAAAGTGCAGCCGCCCCCACGGCCACAACTACGAGGTGGCCGTCCGGATCGCGGGCGAACTCGGCCCCGAGGGGTGGGTCGTCGACAAGGGGGAGGTGACCGCCGTGATCGACGAGTGGGACCACCGCTTCCTCGTCGAGGCCGGCGACCCGCTCGTCGAGGGGTTCGAGGCGTCCGGCGACGCCGACGCGCTCGTTGTACTCGACGCGCCGCCGACGGCCGAGGTGATGAGCGTCGTGCTGGAGGAGAAGCTCGCCGAGCGGCTCCCCGACCGCGTCTCCGACGTGTCCGTCGATGTCGCGGAGACGAGCGAGTTGTGTGCCGGCGGGGTCTGA